The Mus musculus strain C57BL/6J chromosome 16, GRCm38.p6 C57BL/6J DNA window ttctttctttctttctttctttctttctttctttctttctatcatctatctatctatctatctatctatctatctatctatctatctatctatgtatccattGTCTGTTTATCTTTCATTTATCTGtgtatcatctatctttctactATCTTCCTCAtcatcaatctatcaatctataaTCTATGTGTCATCTATCTATACTTATCATGATCATCCATCTACCTACTATCATCTGTCACCTACATATTGTCTACTactatattatgtatgtatgtatgtatgtatgtatgtatgtatgtatcatctatcatctatctatctatctatctatctatctatctatctatctatctatctatcatctatttatttatcatctatcatctatctatatcgcCATCTGTTTATGACtaatatttatctatcatcttccTACTGTCTACTCTCATCCTATCTATAGTCTATCATATATCTACCTACTGTCTATTTTCTATCAgtcatctatcatctctctaaTCTATCTAGTTGTCATCTTTCTATCAATAGTCTATCTTATCTGTCTTTTATAcatctattatttatctattatctatactTATCATCTATTATTTCTATcacctcctccccttcccactcTCTGTTTTTTCTAGTTGGCCTTTCTGTTCCACATGCTAGTGCAGGGTAGCAACCTAGCCTCTTCCTGGGCTTAACAAATGAGCAGGTTTTCCCTTATGGGCACCTTCCATTTGACTACCCAAGAAGTCACCCTGAGTTTGGACTGGGGCATCTGTGTCTGCATTCAAAAGAGAtaaatgtttcttcttttgacTCCAGTGATCAGTGTTTACTGGGTTGGAGGATGTAAAAAGATGTCTCTTCTCTGACTGGAGGACTTTGCTTACTTATTTTTAGGCCACTGCTCAGAAGCGCCTAGCACAAAGGCATGATTACTTTAAATCTTCGCTTGGTGCTGGCTTGTAACCGATCTTCAGCAACCACGTTAGTGTGAGCTGGCTGGCCTCTCTGCCTAAGTAGACACACCACCCCTCTTGCTTTTCAATATTACAATGTATCACTTGTGGAAGTGTGGTCTTCTGGTGATGGTCAAATAGTGTGGTTTGGTtataaaaataaccaccatgaAAGCCTGGAAAAGGATGAGCAGCTCTCATTAACAACACAATGCAGGTATCCAAAGTAACTTTCTGTCTGCTCTGAGCACAGTGACCATCAGCTAGCATTATGGGAATGTGTCAAGACTGTGTCATCCATCCTGCTCATGGTAACGTTCAGATAGCTAGAGAATTGTAGAATGTTCTCTAGAGCTATGGAATTCTCAGTGTCTGGAACTTTCCACCATTTTCCCTTGGATTTTGCTTTACAAATGATTTTGCTTTGGGGTGGTTGAACGAACACCTGAGCACAGTCCGAGGTGGGCCGTCTTAGCCTCGTGCATCTAGACTGGCCTCACTCTTCTGTTTTTAGGTGGTCATcttatatttctgtttttgtttgtttgttttttactacaGATGGGCAGAAGAAAGTCCAAGAAGAATTTGATATCGACATGGATGCACCAGAGACAGAGCGTGCAGCTGTGGCCATTCAGTCTCAGTTCAGAAAATTCCAGAAGAAAAAGGCAGGATCACAGTCCTAGTGGTGAAGCTGCTTCCTGGTCCACCTGAAGACACCAAGTTCAACCACCATCCAtcaagaaatgaaaagaacaataCCCTAGAGAGAAGTCATCCTCACTCAATACACACCCTGCTACAAACCTGAAATGCATGAAGAGAAACCCATAGTATTTATGCCCCCTATAGGCAGGTATCCACAGTAAAATTGTGAGTagcttaatctgtttatctccattACAATTCCTCTGCAACTATTTTCCTTGATGTTGTAATAAAAAGGAGGTAAGATGAGTGAATCTAGTGTCCGTCTTCATTTCCCCGGTTGAATGGAACCAGGCTCATGCGGTTAAAGACGACTGCAAGCCAGGAGTTACATTGTAACAATGTTACATTGTTCAAACTTTAGAACAGAGTGCTTTTGTTAGGGTGGGGCTATTCATCCTCAACCATGGAGTTCCTATCTCATTTACAGAGTGTGAGCTGCCAATAGGTGGTGGCTGTATTTTCTCAGCATGGAAATGTCGTCTGTACCCTTGCTTGTCCCAGCTTATCCAGAAGAACACAAGGTCTAGGAGGGCAGTGCATC harbors:
- the Pcp4 gene encoding calmodulin regulator protein PCP4, with translation MSERQSAGATNGKDKTSGDNDGQKKVQEEFDIDMDAPETERAAVAIQSQFRKFQKKKAGSQS